The Trichomycterus rosablanca isolate fTriRos1 chromosome 20, fTriRos1.hap1, whole genome shotgun sequence genomic interval gacggatagggactctcttatagctaatgcaattacgacctctgctggctgactgatggcacctgcacaggaaaaaagagtgctgtcagggtgtgtctctccatacccagtgctgatccgcattgcactcgtcaaagtgtaggagacaaaatgcatacggctgctgcccataaGAATTTCCCTTTGTGTATTTTTGGTTTAATGATTGGAATAATAGAATGTAAAAGATGTAACAGAGCAGATTAAAAAGAGAGTAATTTTAGAAAACTGTACACAGCTTCTACTAAAGCACATTTTGTTTGTTCGcctttgtttaaaaatgttggTGAACTAAgtaaattactattttttttacagacCCACTTCCCCCAGCCTGGCTTCCCAGTAAGTATTTACTGTCTATATGCTTATATCAGACATCAACAGgtcaaatgcttaaaatgttacTTTAGAGTGTAACTTTAATTGAATCAACAAACAGTATACTGTATTATGCCCCGatattttgcagttgaggagggtatattgctgctcacgcctcctccaacccacgcacagccctttaacggaacccttttccacccatgcactctgcacaggtgcctctatccaccaaacacagagtttgaagaccccacccacatattcctGTCATccttccctgcaggcactgccaattatgcccgctaaatgacgcccagccaaccggtgtcaacgcgaaccgaggagttcagaatctcggtgctggtgtgctagcggaatatcctgctgtgccacctgggtgccttttaactctatttattaagaatttcaaaagcgaatgacatcacttttctacagtcaccttctgatgcatttttcccagcgtcgttcCAACATTTTtaagccatcagcaaaaaatgtttttggttgagagtgtacccactgatgcactgctgctctcacatcatcatcacatgaaaatcttcttccccttaaagcttctttgagtgtccaaaaaggtggaaatcagatggcattAAACCCAGACTTTAAGCTCTCCCTCTCAGTCTCAgatacgaccaattactacttccTTCCactctcaccgtttccaaccaaaatataaaagtgcagaaactttttgaagatccctccaAGTTATGAAACTAGTTATGCAACTGGAGCGGCCTAGTCAAAATCATACAATGAACTGGATGTGTTAAAATCCCAGCAGTCACACTCTCTGGGTGCTCTACCAAAAAAAATTGCCATGTGAGAGACGGAAGGCTGGGTGAGATATCATCTCATTGTTGCTGTAACAGCAACGGCTGCTCATTGGTTAAGGCACAAGTAGTAAAAAGACTATGTATATGTTATAACTCTGTATTAGCATCTAGAACTTGTTGGTTAAAATAAAAGCCTGATGGTTTTACATGTGTTGGAGAAGGTTTGTGCTAGTCTTTGATCCACCTTCACCAGGATAGATGTCATGCATGAGGCAGAGGTTGataatgctttttatttatttatttatttaatttttttgtaggATTTGAACTGGATTTGGGTTGTTTGTAGAtgtctacatttatttactaaaaACATCTCGTGTTTTACAGGGTGTTTCACCTGGACATCCAGTATTGCAGGTacattttagtttagtttagtttataaaaactacattttatttaagaGTCTCatagaaaaatgcaaaattataaaattatttattcattgtgctTTGAAACATTTAGATTTTGAGTTTGATGGTATTAATGTCTTTACATTTCTTGTGTTATACATTCAGCCAGAATTTGCTTATGCTCCAGGATTTGCTGTAAGTAACCTCTCAGTAAATATTAGAAAGAATTCTCCTTAAACATCCTACAATCTGATGTAAACGTATTAAACGTTATATACGGGAAATAtaagacatactgtatatcatacacttaaaataaaaacatgggcATAGCCACTcatgtggcacagcggtaaaacatgctatcataacagagctgacatctcaaacgtgacggtttgaaactcagctctgccatctggcagggctgggcacctacatgaacaatgattggcttttgTTCAATCAAGCCggagagggacctcataactgatgcaattacgacctctactggctgattgatggcacctgcacatagtcgaggaataatgcattgatcagggtggcATTGGCCTGGCAGTGTGTTCCTGAGttcttaagaaaaaaaaacgtaaCCTTGATGGCAGCGAATCTCACACTCAGCGAATGCACACAGTATTGAGCCTTTGGATCCACCTTTTAtaccaatcatgattccctgaCCTGTTATCATTTCACCTGCTCATTGTGGAACACTGTAACTTGAACTTGAACTTTTATTTTGCCTTTGTTCCTAATTTGCAGGcatttagttaaataaagatttaagaaaaTGAACATATCACAGTTTCCTAATTtcattgtgttttacaaaatgtctcaacggaaatgtggtttgtacatTAATGTGCATGTATTTTGCTTCATTCTCAGCCGCCACCTGTTCTTCCTCCAGGGAATTCTGTAAGTAACCTCTATGTAAATCTATGTAAATCAATTTACTGAGATTAAGGTGTAATAGTCATGAATTAGTCTCTGGTGATTCATCCCACACTGACCAAAACCAGCCAGTTTCATATTGTTACACAGGCTGTGTCCCATTTAGGTTACTTTAAAGTGGGACTGCCCATTGCATTATTTTGGAGAAAAGAAAGTATTTCCCAATAGTCAACAATTGTTGTCCAAAAGGGGACAACAGTTGGACACTATGAATAAACTTTGCAgtcctgttttttgtttttaaaaagggTGGTGGTAACCAGTGAGTGTATTGTAAATGCAGTACTACACTTAAAGTACATTTAAAGTACTAcacattaatattacatttatttatttactaaataaatcTTATTCAGTTATTGCTTTATCATGACTACATTTGGTCTAcagcacgtgtcaaactcaaggcccatgGACCAAATCCGGCCCGGCACGTCTTTCTATGTTGCCcgcaagagcttaaaagacatatgaTTCTCTTAAAACACACTATAAAATCATACGTAAAcagcatctcccacaatgcatgccgattttgtgacccacaaAGTGACCGCATTCCCCCCACTAGATGGAGGTGTTTCTACATCAGCGTTCAACTGAGGCAGTTTTtcccaacaagtgatgttgagaaatatctacaaataatcacaaaatgtacaagaagagaaattgaagcagaaggaggaaatttaatgaaagatgggaaagtgaatacaagtctGTGCTTTAAGAAGAGAAACTGGTGCGTCTCTTGTATTATGATGCCGTGTCTGtagtaaaggagtacaatataaatgtagatatacattataaatatacagcataattttggcattttgacaccaaacacagaatttagcctccaagaaaaacaacaaattgttcaAGACTTAAATGGCAGAGTGCAATCActgcaggatacgttacaatcggccctttgagagccaccataatgcagatgtggccctcggtgaaaatgagtttgacacccctgatttacagcatttaaaaaaacactgggcacaataaACCTACTGCTTGTATTTAAGAAGTGAGACTTACTATTCAATCAAAGTCTAAGTAAATTATATATAGGGTGGTAAGATAAAGCTACAGGAAGTGTTTGTTCCAGGGTCCCCAGGACCTGTTTTCGACTCCTGCCTCTAGTTGCTGTAACAGAAATTTTAACAAAGGTTTTTTCTTGTGTCTACATAGTACTCATCCATGAATTTTGGTTTCCTTCACCCTTCCTGTGCGTAGCTGGATTGGCTGCTTTCAGTTGtccctaggtatgagtgagtTGGTGAATGTATGAGTTACTGAAAGGGTATCCATTGAGCTATAGAGTTTACCCTTCATGCACTACAGCATTGTATCAAATCCCACTTCGGGCAGCTGATCTCCTGCTTTAAATAATTTCCCTCAGGGATCAATAATGTACTCCTGTTTGTTTGTCCAGCtgtccatctatcatctataaACAAGTTGTATCTTCTTATTCACTATGGAATTATGTACATCTCTGGGTTAGAGCCGCCATGATCAGTAATAAATAGACTGCAGCCACAGTATCTCTTTCTAAAACTAAGACTACATGTGCCCGTTTTTACATATATTCATCATCAATCAAAATATTAATCTATGTTGTACTTTTTAACTGCAGGTACCTTCACTTCCAGCTCCAGCAAGCCTTGTAAGTACACTCATCACATCCCTAGATTAGTTCATATTATATAGTATGTTATGGTGATATGCTTATAATATGActtttgtattttctttactATTAGAATGTGCCATACCAAACTACCATTAATGGCGGACTGCGGCCTGGCAAATACATTTCAGTCCAAGGAGTGATTAACCCCCAGGCTGATAGGTCAGATGGTTGCTCTATTTTGGAGTTTATATGAGTGATTTtatatgtgcaacagtatgtattgtttcatttattagtCATGTTTTGTGTGAAACTGCTCATTTAGAGTTGCCAGATATCCCACATTGCCAACCCCTCTTTTTTGCAaaagtttttattaatttattgggAAACGAATTTGACCTCTCACCACCAGTGGAGTCATATTAAATATAATCCTGACCAACCGTCTTGTGAATACTTAATGAGTATTATAACTGTTCCAaatcttttctttatttgtttgagAAAGATTGGATTGGATTGTCTACATTTAGGatattctacatttacattttcagcatttagcagatgcctttatccaagtGAACTGTgaatgtatactgtctaagcaattgagggataagggtcttgctcaaggacccaacagcagcaacctggcagtagtggggcttaaaccagtgaccctctgcttactagtccagtaccttaaccgctagactacaactgcttCAATATTCTAAAAGTATACAAGCCAAGTGTATGCAGATACATGTTTCTCTACAATGTCAGTATAAGTCTGAATGTCCACTGAACCTAAACCATCCCCCAGATAACCTTACTGTAACGATTTGGGCTAGGACAAGacaagggggcggacacacacacagagatgggtaattaagtttaataataacaaaacacaaggCAAGACAGAGTTACACAAGAAAGGTTTAAACAAGACAAGCAAACACaagacctatgctaaatgctaatctaaatgctaaatgctaacactaatctaaacacagaaaacataaacctaaactaagctaaatgctacaaCTAGTGAGGTCAACCTCGAAACTCGTATTCGAATCTGAATCGATTCATTTGAAGCTCAGCGTTTCGAAACGTTGCTTCAAAGTCCGTATCAAAATGAGTCACATGACTGTCCCGGAAAAGGTTTCATTAGGTCACGCTGTTTCGAAACATGAGCGTGGAACAGGAGCAAGGACTGACTAACAGGAGCAAACCTAACCAACCCAAATCGAACCGAACGAGTCGAACTGACCAagtcaaaatagtctccaaagaCTGTTTCCCAGGTGCCTTCTTAAATCCCTTTAGTTCAGACTAGCTTCAGCTGTGGCTAATTAGCTGGAGGCCAATCACAAAAGGGGCGTTGGCTGGAGACTGTGAGCTCTCCCGGGGAGAGGGGGCATGGTACTTAAACTCCAAAAGTCTAGACAGACTGAATATGTGACACTTACTGATCTGATAAGAGTTCGGATAGATACTGACATGTACAATATCAGCATTAAAAGACCAGGGCAGCTCTAGAATGGCAGAAATAACTGTTAGAATAACAATACTGAGTTTCCTAACAATAAAGGTACTGAGTTTCCTAACAACTCATTGATTACACATTGCTATTATATTTTTTCTACTGCATGTCTGAAGTGGCATAATTGGATGTCATTAGAAGGAATGTTAGCTTGAATGTGTCTTGAGGTTTTTACAACCTAAAAAAATCTGCAAAAAGTTCTAACTGCTTTGATAATGTGTCACCAGAATCAGGATTAACCTGTCTCACAAAAATGGAACTGCCTTTCACTACAATCCTCGCTTTGATCAGAACGTGGTTGTGTGCAACAATAAAACAATGGAGCAGTGGGGCCTGGAGGAGATCTCTAGTGACATGCCCTTTCACAAGGGACAGAACTTTCAGGTACACACAGCGGATCGAAAGCTCAAGTCTGTTACAGTAGAATAGATTTCTTTAATTCAGACGTTACAGGCTAAAGGTAATGAGCGAGACTAAACCTGCCTCTGTGTGACAATTATTCTCATTTCAGGTGGTCATCGCTTGCAACCCCGAGCATTACAGTGTCTTTGTTAACGGCCAGCAAGTGCAAACATTCAAGCACCGCTTCACCCAGTTAGAGGAGATTGATTTCCTGGAGGTGGCTGGTGACCTGAGTCTGAGCTCTGTGGACATCACACCAAATTTTTAGCCAAACTGTTTTTGAAATATTGTAGCAGTACTTTctttaatgcctagttcacactacacgatttttgccctgattttcgctcgccgactggtctgcgctagattcgccggctcgggagcaactctgcgttcgctcggcgatctaaactcggctctcaatcgctatgtgtgaactgctcaacaactcaaTTCAAGCAGctcgaagagagatatctagcttgtcagatatctggatctaagtcgcccaactggcaatgagtgctatgttgaacagccaatgagaacgcaagttGTGAAAAGGTGGgacgggcataatatagtttatatcagaatacatcggcacacacacaagttttacagtgtttctgacctgatcgttctctacaaaacataacaccaacattacattacaaaacatatttattaatcttcctcaaatccactcagattcatttattttttctccttgctgttacgctgcacatcagcgcacaaactttgatcgctcgctacttgttaaCGTGCATTttcggacgtggtatcattaaacccctcgtcactactcgtgtttgttttcatgacaaaacatagtttgggagaccagagaagctcgtgatagatggtgtagtgtgaaaccccctatcaccgatcagtcgtgttgtgtgaaagccacaccgacttgaaagactcccgattacaagagatccagttgtgtagtgtgaactgtacagtgaacTGACGACTCGGaaagtcgtgtaatgtgaacttggcataacgtTAGTGTTAGCTTACAGATTTATGTGTTATATTCAAAATGAAATTTGCAAGTAAAGTCCAACAAACATAAAAGACTCGTTTTGTGTTTGCTGTGTTATTGTATGATTAATTATGTTTACTTTTAACTGTAGTGTATGTCAGTTTGTCAGGCTGGTAAAGGGGCCAGAGGAACTATAAATGGAGCAAGTTGGTGAGGGGGGAGACAAATGAGGTTACTGGAACTGGTAGGGATTAAATCAATAGGGGAAGGGAAGTAAGACAGTTGTAAAACAAATTTGTTGCATTTAAGGATATTTTTTAACTTTGAAAACCTTAAATCTTGCTGCTTTTGACATATTTGCTTCAATATACTTCAATATAATGAAGTAGTAACAAATATACTTTTTTATATCTTCACCAAGCTTCCAAAAATTGTGTAAGCAGCCTCCTCCACATTTTTACGGTTGCTGAACACAGTTCCTCTTTCGATCACTGATTCACATGCCTGTTTTGCAATAAAACCTCTTCTGGAAAACCACGTAATTGTGATTGGTAAGGGTAATGGAGATTGGCTCACATTGCTTCCCTCACACTCTTGCAACAGTAATAAAAAGGATATGTCATGAAACACATGTTCATAAGCTTTGTTACAAGCTCATAAAGTGGATTGCAATATAGAATTTTTAAGGACATCTGAGAAATGGCATTCTACCAGCAAGAACCCTTTAACAATCCTGTAAGTgcctaattattttataattgctTTGTTTCATGTTAGTATCAACATtagtatattatatttttgtatttggggTATTTTAACAGATATGACACTATGGAATAGGCAGTCTAATACAATCCCTATTCTGGAAAATGTGGGACATTGTGTGGgtattgtgtaaatataaataaatgtagaatttgatgcctccaataaaatgaaaaagtgtGTGACAGACTGTGTTACATAACTTTTACTATTAAttgcaagtggaatttgtgcccattcttgcttgatacaagaacttcagctgctcagcagTTGGTGGTCACTGTTATTTGATTCTTCTCCTATGATACACCATACATCAATAAGCGATGTATTAagattgcaggcaggccagtcaagcacacacactctgtgtctacgaaGCCACTTTGTTGTAGTGTATGCAGACATTGTTTGCTGAATTAATTATGGAACCCAAGAATAGACATCAttttgatggcagcatatgtcccTCTAAAATACCAATATGCCACTGTGCCAATAATACCTTCACCcacatgcaagtcacccatgctgtgggcactgatgcacccacataccatgGCAGACTTTTGTACCTTTTGCTGACAGCAGTCTGCATAATGCCTTTTGTCTTTGGCACTAAGAACTCATTGTCTCTTTTTCCTAAAAAACAAGTggaaacatggactcatctgcCTACAGTACACATCTCAGTCCATCTAAGATTACCTCAGGCCCACAGAACTCGGTGGTGTTTCTGCTTTCTTTTTGTGAAAGCGTTTCAAAATAGATTTcatagaatagtccaccaaacaaaaatatccagccaacagcgccccgtgtgtactgtgatcactgataaaggtctaaaagatgaccaactcaaacagcagcaatagatgagctattgtctctgacttaacatctacaaggtgaaccaactaggtagaaatgtctaattgagtggacacggtatttaaaaactccagcagcgctgctttctgatccactcataccagcacaacacacactaacacaccaccaccatgtcagtgtcactgcagtgctgagaatcatccaccacctaaataatacctgctctgtgggggtcctgaccattgaacaacagggtaaaagcaggctaaaaaactaTGCAGAGAAATTAATGGacaacagttagtaattgtagaacttcaaagtgcttctatatggtaagctgataaaatggacagtgagtgtagaaacaagaaggtggttttaatgtcagcAGAAAAATGTACAATAATACATCTACATTCCTAGTTTGTGTATGTAATACATTTAATCTCCCGATCTCCTGATATTTCTTATTAGACAATCCCTTTCACTGGCTCTATACAACAAGGCCTGCAGGAAGGCAAGAGCATTATTGTGAGTGGACGAGTTTTACCAGGTGCAAACAGGTAAGACAATGTTTTGTCCAAATCGCTATTGGTGAAATATTGCATAGAAACACTGTTCACTActgttgtattgttttattgcaATGATAAACCAACTTCCCTATCCTGAATGACACTCAACTTCTCTATCTCATTTCTTGTATTAACACAATCACCAGGTTTCATGTGAATCTCCAATGTGGTTCCCGATCTGGAGCTGATGTCGCCTTGCACTTCAACCCTCGCTATGACAGTGGGCCTGGGTACATCATAACCAACACCTTTCAGAATTCTTCCTGGGGCAGAGAGGAACGCATAAATAAGGCTCTTTTACCCATAGGCAGTACATTCACCCTAATGATCCTAATCACACGCCAATCATACAAGGTCACATTTTTAACTTCTGCTTTTTATATAAACTGGGAAGTGATAGGAAACTATGATGCACTCATTTGTACAGGCAAACGTCAGGCACTGTTAGTtgaattttgtaaatgtgtaataCTTTATCCTAAAGTAAAGACTGATCTGTTAGTGTCTTTTTACAGATAAGTGTCAATGGAAATCATATCATGGACTACAAGCACCGGATTCCCTTCAGCAAGGTTGACACTATTGTAGTGGATGGAATGGTGGCGGCTAATTCCATCAATTTTCAGAACCCTGTGGTGAGAATGCTGTCAACTTTCAACATCTTAAACAAAACCTTACTAGTAATGTAAATAGTCCTAAGGTTTTAATATGCAGAACACTGTGACACTGTCAAAAAATCGATGTGAACAAAACGTATTGATATAAAGCCATATCCATGATGGTAGGACGTCAGTAAACCACAATAAGAGCAATGTTTCAATTGAAACAGTGACTTTCCAGAAGTGGTTGACTTACCATGATTTTTGAAGAGCGCATCAACTACAGACCCAAGGAGTCCTCACTTGCTTTAAGGATCAACCTTAATAATCCAATTGGAACATAAAGACTTGTCTTACAATTGCAAAACACTTTAATGACCCCTGATGAGCTAAAAGTGGTCTAAAGCAAGTCAAGTATTCCACAATAAGAATATCATACCAACAATCAAATCATGGTGGTAGTAATGTAATAGTGTGGGGATGCTTTGTACATATTAAAATGTTTGCTGTTGAAAAGAAAGTGGTAGCTGGCTTTATGTGTCTTCTTCTTTTACAGACCTCCTGTCCCCAGCCAGGATTTCAAGTAAGTATTTACTGCTTATACTGTATGACCAGCTTAGAAAATTATACTGTTTATCTGACAGTCATTGCAAAAGCATGTAATAAAGTTTTTATCCCAAGAAAGATAGTCATTTCTGACTGATATATTGATGTCTGGCTCAACCGTTTCATGCAGAGGAGTTTTCcaattttttgtttaatttggtCCCTATTTTCTGTGATAAATTAATGTCTGACTGGAAAGTAACATCAACTCAATGCCTTTGATAATAAAAATCTCTCACTTTACTGTGGAGTATTAAAGTACCAAACGACCTTCAGTCAAAACACACTGCTAAGGTTTAAGGTCTTGCCTTAGCATATCTTTTAAATTAAAGTCAGAACTTTGATTAGTTCACTTAAAACTCCTAACAGCGATAAATGAAACTAAACGAGTATTACTCTTAAGGTGGTGGGGTGGCGCAGCAATCTTATATTCCTAACCTGGTGCCATTAGATTAAGATTAGGAGAGATAATGATAGACTTTATTCTCATTGTAATTATACAACGAGACTTTGTTTGGTAGCTTTCAGTAAGatcagcagcaataataaaataaacataggaTAAAAGtattaacatacagtatatttgaaaaaagtttttaaaaaaatatataaaaaaaacactaataagCACAAAATAAGCTAAAGAAATGACAAGAAATATGAAAAATGAGTATTTACATTGTAACAGGTagtaattattaacattattaatattattgcacAATAGTGTATTTCTGTACAGAATTAAAAGCCTAATAAGCCTAATATTCTAATCTATACACACTAAAGTTAGGCATTACTAAATTATTTGATATTTCGATagtctgtccacagagaaatttaaatgtattactaGTGTTTGCTAGTAACTTTTATGGTGAATGTTATAATTAGGTTTACTTTTAAGTGCAAGTTAGTAACTATGAAACCCTATGCCCTATACATTTAGATGAGCCATGGTAAAACTGTGTAATGGTAAATTTGAAATGTGAAAAAAGCT includes:
- the LOC134334907 gene encoding galectin-9-like — encoded protein: MAFYQQQPFTNPQIPFTGPIQGGLQEGRTITVIGRVLPDTDRFSVNLQCGSRSEADIALHINPRYDSGPEYIVTNTYWNSDWGDEENIQQALLPMGSPFMLIVLVTHESYKISVNGNHIMDYKHRIPFNKVDTILVEGKVEIHSIAFQSPVPEFAYAPGFAVPSLPAPASLNVPYQTTINGGLRPGKYISVQGVINPQADRIRINLSHKNGTAFHYNPRFDQNVVVCNNKTMEQWGLEEISSDMPFHKGQNFQVVIACNPEHYSVFVNGQQVQTFKHRFTQLEEIDFLEVAGDLSLSSVDITPNF